A part of Halodesulfovibrio marinisediminis DSM 17456 genomic DNA contains:
- a CDS encoding alpha/beta fold hydrolase: METTPFVKKIIRTLRYDIVAYTKYGVSKDIVIYIEGDGRAWYTSSRPSSDPTPVPPLALALAIKDPAENVVYLARPCQFTGGIDARNCDTNVWTFARMSDEVIISMDEAISTAKQQSGAKNIHLVGYSGGGGIAILIAARRDDIASIRTIAGNINTQLWTDLHDITPLYDSISPENYAHKISHIPQVHYVGAEDKNIPSSIARSFGNRSKADSLRIITVPKCSHTKGWETAWSTLLQQYASTISID, from the coding sequence GTGGAAACGACACCGTTTGTCAAAAAAATTATCCGTACCCTGCGTTATGATATTGTTGCTTACACAAAATATGGAGTGAGTAAGGATATTGTCATCTACATCGAAGGTGATGGTAGAGCTTGGTATACCAGTTCGCGCCCTTCTTCAGACCCCACCCCTGTTCCGCCACTTGCCCTTGCATTAGCCATAAAAGACCCAGCTGAAAATGTTGTCTACTTAGCTCGCCCTTGCCAATTTACAGGCGGAATAGACGCTAGAAACTGTGACACTAATGTATGGACGTTCGCCCGCATGAGTGACGAAGTTATTATCAGCATGGATGAAGCTATTTCTACAGCAAAACAACAGAGTGGTGCTAAAAACATTCATCTTGTCGGTTATTCAGGCGGAGGTGGTATTGCCATCCTTATAGCCGCTCGCAGAGATGACATTGCATCTATCAGAACTATTGCTGGAAATATCAACACACAGCTTTGGACTGATTTACACGACATTACACCACTTTATGACTCTATTAGCCCCGAGAATTATGCACATAAAATAAGCCACATCCCACAGGTACACTACGTAGGGGCAGAAGATAAAAATATCCCGTCCTCAATTGCACGATCATTTGGCAATCGGTCTAAGGCAGATTCTTTAAGAATTATTACGGTGCCAAAATGTTCGCATACAAAAGGGTGGGAGACAGCATGGTCAACGTTATTGCAGCAATATGCTTCTACGATTTCAATCGACTAA